The Sorangiineae bacterium MSr11367 genome window below encodes:
- a CDS encoding ABC transporter substrate-binding protein produces MSKTRIVSFACATALVIASLSACRSRSEGTPSTTTTTASKGASPSEGASAQYFPLQSYRVGPYAAGGTGFFGGFIDYLQLVNERDGGVNGVKLVWSECETEYVVERGVECYERLKGGLQGAPPAAMNPLSVGIAYALIDRATADKIPLITINHGRTDSTDGRVFPYVFPLSLNPYSEASAIVNYIGQREGGADRLRGKKIAVLYHGSPYGKETIPIIDLLAKKLGFTATQIEVPHPGSEQQSQWLQIRQNAPDWVILRGWGIMNPVALKTATKVGFPVDHVIGNVWSNSEEDVLPAGPAGVGYTSVTTHPSGRDFDVLKEVDKYVLSRGKGNMQDPGRVGSVYYNLGIVNGILNVEAVRVAQKKFGNKPLTGEQVRWGFEHIAVDDARLRELGAFGLMQPIRLSCSDHEGGGAVRFQKWDGKAWSVVSEWVQSDRALLRPIIESSSLKYAQEKGVPVRDCEAEARL; encoded by the coding sequence ATGAGCAAGACTCGCATCGTTTCGTTCGCGTGCGCCACCGCGCTGGTCATCGCCTCGCTTTCCGCGTGCCGATCGCGCTCGGAGGGCACGCCGTCGACCACGACGACGACCGCATCGAAGGGCGCTTCGCCCAGCGAGGGCGCCTCGGCGCAGTACTTCCCACTCCAAAGCTACCGCGTGGGCCCATACGCCGCGGGCGGCACCGGCTTCTTCGGCGGCTTCATCGACTACCTGCAACTCGTGAACGAACGCGACGGCGGCGTCAATGGCGTCAAGCTCGTATGGTCCGAGTGCGAAACGGAGTACGTGGTGGAGCGCGGCGTCGAATGCTACGAGCGCCTCAAAGGCGGCCTCCAAGGCGCGCCCCCTGCCGCCATGAACCCGCTCAGCGTCGGCATCGCGTACGCGCTCATCGATCGCGCGACGGCGGACAAGATTCCGCTCATCACCATCAACCATGGCCGCACGGACTCGACCGATGGTCGTGTCTTTCCCTATGTTTTCCCGCTGTCGCTCAACCCGTACAGCGAAGCCTCGGCGATCGTGAATTACATCGGCCAGCGCGAAGGCGGTGCCGACCGCCTCCGTGGCAAGAAGATCGCCGTTCTCTACCACGGCTCGCCGTACGGCAAGGAAACGATCCCCATCATCGACCTTCTCGCGAAAAAGCTCGGCTTCACCGCCACGCAAATCGAGGTCCCGCACCCCGGCAGCGAACAACAATCGCAATGGCTCCAAATTCGTCAGAATGCCCCCGATTGGGTCATTCTGCGCGGGTGGGGAATCATGAATCCTGTGGCGCTGAAGACCGCCACCAAAGTGGGATTCCCAGTGGACCACGTGATTGGCAACGTGTGGAGCAATTCCGAGGAGGACGTGCTGCCTGCCGGCCCGGCGGGTGTGGGCTACACCTCGGTGACCACGCACCCCTCGGGGCGTGACTTCGACGTTCTCAAGGAGGTCGACAAATACGTTCTGTCCCGCGGAAAAGGCAATATGCAAGACCCGGGTCGGGTTGGGAGTGTCTATTACAACTTGGGAATCGTGAATGGCATTTTGAACGTCGAGGCCGTGCGCGTTGCCCAGAAAAAATTCGGCAACAAGCCACTCACCGGCGAGCAAGTTCGCTGGGGCTTCGAGCACATTGCGGTCGACGACGCCCGGCTGCGCGAGCTCGGGGCCTTCGGGCTCATGCAGCCGATCCGCCTCTCGTGCTCCGACCACGAAGGCGGCGGCGCGGTGCGCTTCCAGAAATGGGACGGCAAAGCGTGGAGCGTGGTCAGTGAATGGGTGCAGTCCGATCGCGCATTGTTGCGGCCGATCATCGAGAGCTCGTCGCTCAAGTATGCGCAGGAAAAGGGAGTTCCCGTGCGCGACTGCGAGGCCGAGGCCCGACTCTGA